In a genomic window of Phaeodactylum tricornutum CCAP 1055/1 chromosome 6, whole genome shotgun sequence:
- a CDS encoding predicted protein encodes MSTSKKPKLSDEFEAVKQYLLACTVVPKEHPAIQAALHGMDQEIKRQERDWKLRQKFTREREEPVTIEKINLPPVDAAAPNLSSSAATTKASGGRVKRGSPTMIGALPDDWHDVSEDQHDSPLKDYTSNEETDVTGLSFLGKQLAKDAVSLMALHQTKTRSPVAAIALGLHAAMLSDPLVFVCTGVPELSPPTVFSKGFAAPIRELSQDQFLPTDWDKSEKLVLLRYRKQSTGSLILRVEKLSSEGSLKDVTIEISLYPTSTPEPPSSSLIFSLADHLNIDSWSRALRQESSVAPALHYKALGTLLSRFAHTFDLGSVGDDASELNMPYVDTTIRQQQQQPQNFRIAGESRLDPPARPAYVDNQPWDHDRTPTIEDSFPGNYSRRGDFSGDLMPGGITGPNFGRIDPSQGGSLMGPNHPVFNGGIGGVGPNSGFGMRPRFDPFGPPGGPTDPEQGVPDGQQRRRPGGSGNPNPDHLRPPNNLNNNMFM; translated from the coding sequence ATGTCAACGAGCAAAAAGCCCAAGTTGAGCGACGAGTTTGAAGCCGTCAAAcagtatctcctggcttgTACGGTAGTTCCCAAGGAACACCCCGCCATTCAAGCAGCCCTGCATGGCATGGATCAAGAGATCAAACGCCAAGAACGTGACTGGAAGCTTCGTCAAAAGTTTACGAGAGAACGGGAAGAACCCGTTACTATAGAAAAGATAAATCTACCCCCCGTAGACGCCGCCGCACCCAACTTAAGTTCATCTGCCGCTACGACTAAAGCTTCTGGCGGAAGAGTCAAACGCGGCAGTCCCACAATGATAGGTGCTTTGCCGGATGACTGGCATGATGTGTCGGAAGATCAACACGACTCGCCTTTGAAAGACTATACTTCCAACGAAGAGACGGACGTAACAGGTTTGAGCTTTTTGGGGAAGCAACTCGCCAAAGATGCGGTGTCCCTGATGGCACTGCATCAGACGAAGACTAGGTCTCCTGTTGCCGCTATTGCGTTGGGCTTACACGCCGCAATGCTGAGCGATCctttggtatttgtatgcaCGGGGGTTCCTGAACTTTCTCCACCGACCGTTTTTAGTAAGGGTTTTGCGGCTCCGATTAGAGAACTTTCGCAGGATCAGTTCCTTCCCACGGACTGGGATAAATCGGAAAAACTGGTTTTGCTTCGTTACCGCAAGCAAAGTACAGGGTCACTGATCCTTCGTGTGGAAAAGCTGAGCAGTGAAGGGTCCTTGAAAGATGTCACGATTGAAATATCCTTGTATCCTACGAGTACTCCCGAGCCACCGAGCAGTTCCTTGATATTTTCCTTGGCGGATCATTTGAATATAGATTCATGGTCGCGAGCCTTGCGACAAGAATCGTCCGTGGCTCCGGCACTGCACTACAAAGCGCTCGGAACATTGCTATCACGATTTGCGCATACCTTTGATCTAGGGTCCGTTGGTGACGATGCCAGTGAACTCAACATGCCGTACGTCGACACTACGATccgacagcagcaacaacaaccacagAATTTCAGAATTGCTGGTGAATCGCGATTGGATCCACCCGCTCGTCCAGCCTATGTAGACAACCAACCTTGGGACCATGACAGAACGCCGACCATTGAAGACTCATTTCCAGGCAATTATTCACGGCGGGGTGATTTTTCCGGTGATTTGATGCCGGGTGGTATTACTGGGCCAAACTTTGGGCGCATTGATCCCAGTCAAGGGGGGTCTCTAATGGGACCAAACCATCCTGTCTTTAACGGTGGGATCGGCGGTGTTGGGCCTAACTCGGGCTTTGGCATGCGACCGCGCTTCGATCCGTTTGGTCCTCCGGGAGGTCCCACCGATCCGGAACAAGGTGTACCCGACGGACAACAGCGCAGACGTCCAGGTGGCTCCGGCAAT